In Niallia sp. FSL W8-0635, one genomic interval encodes:
- a CDS encoding alpha-L-rhamnosidase-related protein produces MIYPDFEKSGNFESSDKLLNRTHELINWAILSNTKSVFTDCPHREKLGWLEQVHLMGLPLIYNYPVESLLSKVLDDIKDAQLENGMIPTTAPEYVVFEKPWDIFRHSVSWGATYILAAWMMYQKYGNSKVLQYHYENMKKYIHFIEDRSENFIVKDGLGDWYDVGPKGPGFAQNTPVALPETAMFYHLVQVFEKITRIIKKKEDTQAYLGLRKQIKAAYNKEFFNPVTSQYATGSQAANAMSLALGLVDDPYHSKVLQNLVDDIVKRGFHTTSGDIAHRYVLLALADNQRSDIIFKMTRNTDYPSYGYQIEHGATTLTEAWDGPTVGKSQNHFMLGHIEEWIYSGLAGLNYIFDPIEEAYQFKINPYYENTLQWVKTEQVLYTGKMYTHWKLVDNNRLSLEVQLPANCSGEVYIPAVSITDITENGVSIDEAEGVKFQRFENGCIVLKIVSGHYHFETIPLNNEKEKSNEYPIVPNTL; encoded by the coding sequence ATGATTTACCCGGACTTTGAGAAAAGTGGTAACTTTGAAAGCTCCGATAAATTATTAAATCGAACGCACGAATTAATTAACTGGGCTATATTAAGTAATACGAAAAGTGTCTTCACCGATTGTCCACATAGAGAAAAATTAGGATGGCTTGAACAAGTGCATTTAATGGGGCTCCCCCTTATTTATAATTACCCTGTGGAATCTTTACTCTCGAAAGTCCTTGATGACATTAAGGATGCTCAGCTTGAAAATGGTATGATTCCAACAACCGCCCCAGAATACGTAGTCTTTGAAAAACCTTGGGATATCTTTCGACATTCCGTCTCTTGGGGTGCAACGTATATATTAGCAGCTTGGATGATGTATCAAAAATATGGTAATAGTAAAGTTCTTCAGTATCACTATGAAAATATGAAAAAATACATTCATTTCATTGAAGACCGTTCTGAAAACTTTATCGTTAAAGATGGTCTTGGAGATTGGTATGATGTCGGGCCAAAAGGACCTGGTTTTGCTCAAAATACTCCAGTAGCCTTACCAGAAACTGCAATGTTTTACCATCTGGTTCAAGTATTTGAAAAAATTACTAGAATAATAAAGAAAAAAGAAGATACACAAGCTTATTTAGGCTTAAGAAAACAAATTAAGGCGGCTTATAATAAAGAATTTTTCAATCCTGTTACTAGTCAGTATGCTACTGGCAGTCAAGCTGCAAATGCCATGTCTCTTGCTCTAGGATTAGTAGATGATCCTTATCATTCAAAAGTTTTACAAAATCTTGTAGATGACATTGTAAAACGAGGTTTCCATACTACCTCTGGTGATATCGCCCATCGTTACGTTTTATTAGCATTAGCAGATAACCAGCGTTCCGATATTATTTTTAAAATGACTAGAAATACTGATTATCCGAGTTATGGTTATCAAATTGAGCATGGTGCTACTACTCTAACAGAGGCTTGGGACGGTCCAACAGTTGGGAAATCGCAAAATCACTTTATGTTGGGACATATTGAAGAATGGATTTATAGTGGATTAGCAGGTTTAAATTATATATTTGATCCGATTGAGGAAGCCTACCAATTTAAGATCAATCCTTACTATGAAAATACTTTACAATGGGTGAAGACAGAGCAAGTTTTATATACAGGCAAAATGTATACTCATTGGAAGCTTGTAGATAATAATCGACTCTCTTTAGAAGTTCAACTCCCAGCGAATTGCTCTGGTGAAGTTTATATCCCAGCTGTCTCCATTACGGATATTACCGAAAATGGAGTTTCAATCGATGAGGCAGAAGGTGTGAAGTTCCAACGTTTCGAAAACGGTTGTATCGTCTTAAAAATAGTTTCCGGCCACTATCATTTTGAAACCATTCCATTAAATAATGAAAAGGAGAAATCTAATGAATATCCAATCGTACCTAACACCCTATAA